A stretch of the Medicago truncatula cultivar Jemalong A17 chromosome 5, MtrunA17r5.0-ANR, whole genome shotgun sequence genome encodes the following:
- the LOC11442318 gene encoding cyclin-D4-1 yields the protein MAPPSFDFSCLLCTEDSSILDENDLGGSMEDETEQFDEPIEYVPPPLLPPPLLSEENLKVLIEKECHHLPASDYVNRLKNGELDLQGRMESIDWMEKAGLYFGFGPLCIYLAIRYMDRFLSVVDMLKERKWSIQLLAFCCLYLAAKIDEVVVPRSVDMQMDEKKYLFDKKTLRTTELLILSTLNWRMQAITPFSYIDFFLNKVNGDQVPIGDSILQSFRLIMSTVRGLDFIQFRPSEIAAAVAVLVSVEGENLIVQTEKALSLLIEYVEKEKVMKCIEMIQQLLSGSGSSAKDANVSVPFVAQTPIGVLDALCLSYNSDDNHSDATTAPLADSPLHNSPDAKRKKTISNFEEQPLPESYKPPADEPWMTGLTGLFCPCVLFGRNLQSLREDTHWTRPCICHAIFVEGGISLGIANVAAAFLIPAINPWISCAICEGLYFIWILRDFNLKTFKISMYYMDL from the exons ATGGCACcaccaagttttgatttttcatgTCTTCTATGCACTGAAGACAGTAGCATTTTAGATGAGAATGATCTTGGTGGTTCAATGGAAGATGAAACTGAGCAATTTGATGAGCCAATTGAGTATGTGCCACCACCATTGTTGCCACCTCCATTGCTGAGTGAGGAGAATTTGAAggttttgattgaaaaagaaTGTCATCACTTGCCTGCTAGTGATTATGTCAATAGGCTGAAAAATGGAGAATTGGATTTGCAGGGCAGGATGGAATCCATTGATTGGATGGAAAAG GCTGGACTGtactttggttttggacctCTCTGTATTTATCTAGCTATACGCTACATGGATCGCTTCCTTTCTGTAGTTGACATGCTG aaggaaagaaagtggtCAATTCAACTCTTGGCTTTTTGTTGCTTATATCTGGCAGCCAAAATTGATGAGGTTGTTGTTCCTCGATCTGTTGATATGCag ATGGATGAAaagaagtatttatttgataaGAAAACATTACGTACGACAGAGCTTCTGATACTAAGCACATTGAACTGGAGAATGCAAGCAATTACACCTTTCTCCTACATTGACTTTTTCCTTAACAAGGTCAATGGTGATCAAGTTCCAATAGGAGATTCAATTTTGCAATCTTTCCGACTCATAATGAGTACTGTAAGAG GACTTGACTTCATTCAGTTCAGACCATCTGAAATTGCAGCAGCTGTTGCAGTGCTAGTATCTGTGGAGGGTGAAAACCTAATTGTTCAAACTGAGAAAGCACTTTCTCTTCTCATTGAATATGTAGAAAAG GAGAAAGTAATGAAGTGTATTGAAATGATTCAACAGCTGTTATCAGGTAGTGGTTCTTCTGCAAAGGATGCTAATGTTTCTGTCCCTTTTGTAGCTCAAACTCCAATAGGAGTGTTGGATGCTTTATGCCTCAGCTACAATAGTGATGACAATCACTCAGATGCTACTACTGCACCTCTTGCAGATTCTCCACTTCATAACAGCCCTGATGCTAAACGCAAGAAAACCATATCCAACTTTGAAGA GCAGCCATTACCTGAAAGCTATAAACCTCCTGCAGATGAACCTTGGATGACTG GCTTGACTGGACTGTTCTGTCCTTGTGTACTATTTGGACGCAATTTACAAAGCTTGAGGGAAGACACTCATTGGACTAGGCCATGCATTTGTCATGCCATTTTTGTCGAAGGTGGCATTTCTTTGGGTATAGCAAATGTAGCTGCAGCTTTCTTAATTCCTGCCATTAATCCATGGATATCATGTGCCATTTGTGAGGGTTTATATTTCATTTGGATTTTGAGAGATTTCAATTTGAAGACTTTTAAGATTTCAATGTACTATATGGATTTATAA